A window of the Vigna angularis cultivar LongXiaoDou No.4 chromosome 3, ASM1680809v1, whole genome shotgun sequence genome harbors these coding sequences:
- the LOC108324886 gene encoding protein transport protein SEC13 homolog B: MPSQKVETGHQDTVHDVAMDYYGKRLATASSDHTIKIIGVSNTASQHLATLTGHQGPVWQVVWAHPKFGSLLASCSYDGRVILWKEGNQNEWTQAHVFDEHKSSVNSIAWAPHELGLCLACGSSDGNISVFTARADGGWDTAVIDQAHPVGVTSVSWAPSTAPGALVGAGLLDPVQKLCSGGCDNTVKVWKLNNGLWKMDCFPALHMHTDWVRDVAWAPNLGLPKSTIASASQDGKVVIWTVAKEGDQWEGKVLNDFKTPVWRVSWSLTGNILAVADGNNNVTLWKEAVDGEWQQVTTVEP; encoded by the coding sequence ATGCCTTCTCAGAAGGTTGAAACGGGTCACCAAGACACGGTCCATGATGTTGCGATGGATTACTATGGTAAGAGGCTAGCAACAGCTTCATCAGATCACACAATTAAGATAATTGGAGTGAGCAACACGGCCTCTCAGCATCTAGCAACATTGACTGGTCACCAAGGACCTGTTTGGCAAGTAGTGTGGGCTCACCCTAAGTTTGGTTCTCTACTTGCATCGTGTTCCTATGATGGCCGTGTCATTCTATGGAAGGAGGGTAACCAAAATGAATGGACTCAAGCTCATGTGTTTGATGAGCACAAATCATCTGTGAATTCTATTGCATGGGCACCCCACGAGTTGGGTCTCTGCTTGGCTTGTGGCTCATCAGATGGAAATATATCTGTTTTCACTGCAAGAGCAGACGGTGGCTGGGACACTGCTGTGATTGATCAGGCTCACCCAGTTGGTGTCACTTCTGTGTCATGGGCACCATCAACGGCTCCTGGTGCCCTTGTTGGTGCAGGGTTACTTGATCCTGTGCAAAAGCTGTGCTCTGGTGGCTGTGATAATACTGTGAAGGTATGGAAGCTCAACAATGGACTGTGGAAGATGGACTGCTTCCCTGCTCTTCATATGCACACAGATTGGGTTCGAGATGTTGCTTGGGCACCCAATTTAGGGCTACCTAAATCTACTATTGCTAGTGCATCGCAGGATGGTAAAGTGGTTATATGGACCGTGGCAAAAGAGGGTGATCAGTGGGAAGGCAAGGTTTTGAATGATTTCAAGACACCTGTTTGGAGGGTCTCATGGTCACTGACAGGAAACATACTGGCTGTGGCTGATGGGAACAACAATGTGACATTGTGGAAGGAAGCAGTAGACGGGGAATGGCAACAGGTGACAACAGTGGAGCCTTAG